The Cyanobacteriota bacterium genomic interval AGCCGGTCGTCCTCGTCCCAGTACGTGATGCAGACGTGCGGCTCGATGGAGGCTTGCTGCACCTGATGCACGGTGTAGGTGCGCTCGAAGACGTAGTCGGATTCGGCCAGGCCGCGCTCCACATCGCCAACGGCAGTGTGCAGCAAGCATTTGCCCCAGAGCCGCCCGTCAAAACCTGGAATCAATATCTTCAAGATGGTGCTGTGAAGCTGGGAGGAACGATGCTGCGAGCGCAGGACTTTGAAGCCCAGAGCAAACACCTGCACAACTTAATCCAAGCTGGTGTCCTCATGCCGCTGTTGATTAGACGGCAAAGTCAACTGCTGATTGTCTCGGCTACGTATGATTGGCAACCTGGCGATCGGCTCATCTATTTATTTCACGACCCCAAGTCTAAATTGTTAAAGTTGCTCTCTGGCCAGGCAAGAAGCCGATTAGCAATTGAAACCATTGCTGCGGTTGAAACCATCCCTCAGCCAGAGCCGCCTCCTCCAGCAGAGCCAGATTCACCAGTAGAGCCACCGTCTCCAGTAGAGCCAGCCTCACCAGATACCTCTAAGCCCGAAGATTCCAGCGAGACAAGTGCATCCCCGGTCAATGCACCAGCGGTTACAGCCATCTTTCCCGATAATGAAGCCTATATTGCAACTTCAGATGCTCGATCAGATTAGCAAAACTAATTCTGGCTCTGATTCCTGCTATGGTTATTCCTGGTATAGCTAGGGATGATTACCTTCATGGAGCATCCCCCGTATAAGTCGTCATGTCATCTTGGCACATTCGGTTTTCTTGGCTGTATGCCTTTTGGAAGTTTTCTCGCCCCCATACGGTCATTGGCACTACCCTCAGTGTCATGGCGCTGTATAGCATTGCCGCTGCTGAAGCCACTACTATTCTGCCCATCGCTACCCTTCCCTTAGCCCTGTTTGCCTGTCTCTGTGGCAATATCTACATCGTGGGCTTAAATCAGTTGGAAGATATAGGGATTGATCGCATCAATAAACCCCACCTTCCCCTAGCCTCAGGCGAGTTTTCTCCATCCCAGGGGTGGAGCATTGTGGGCACGACAGGCTTGCTAGCGCTTGCAGTTGCAGCTTGGCAAGGAATTTGGTTGTTGGCAACAGTTGGCATTAGCTTGATAATCGGCACTGCCTATTCTTTGCCACCAATTCGCCTGAAGCGCTATGCTCTGTGGGCATCATGGTGCATCCTTACCGTGCGCGGACTAGTTGTCAACTTAGGGTTATTCCTACACTTTCAGCAGACCTTAAGTCCAGGCTCGGCGGCCATTCCACCGGTAATCTGGGCGGTTACTGTGTTCATGGTAGGCTTCACCATTGCCATTGCCATCTTTAAAGATATTCCCGACCTAGAGGGCGATCGACAATTTCGCATCAATACACTGACTGTCCGCTTAGGACAACGAGCGGTGTTCACCCTAGCTATGCTGTTACTAACAACCTGTTACCTCGGTATGATTCTGGCAGGTCTTGCAGGGTTACCCGGTGTCCACCGACCATTCTTTGTTGCTACCCATGCCCTAGCTTTGATCAGCCTCTGGTGGTGTTGCTACAGGTTAGGCATCTCAAACTCGCCTCACCTCAACCAGCGCTACGCCCAGCTCTATCTAATTATTTGGTCACTATTTTTCCTGGAGTATGGAATGATTCCAATTGCTGTGCTGCTGAACCACTCAGCAAATGGAACTATATGAATAACGCTAGTCTTCTCAGTCACACTACTGCCAGCCGATACTCACTATGGACACCCGTCTCTAGGGAGTAAACTCAAGGGCTGTATGCACAGAGCTGCGGACAGAGAGGACTAGCGCCAGTAGAACGATCAAACCAATTTCAACTCAGGGTCACACGATCACCGACACTAGAAAGCCTTGCACAGGAGCTATGACTTAACGCTCTTTAGGTAGTTCAGCATGGTGTCTGCATCCGACACTTCAAAGGGATCTGTTGGGCAGTTGTCGCTGTAGCCTGGCTCGACAAAGATTTTCTCGATCGTGCCGTCATTCACCACCATAGAGTAGCGCCATGAGCGCAGTCCAAAACCAAGGTTATCCTTTTCTACTAGCATACCCATCTTGCGGGTGAACTCACCATTACCATCGGGTAACAGCTTCACCTTTTCTATACCTTGCTGCTTGCCCCACTGATACATCACAAAGGCATCATTGACAGATATACAAATTACTTCATCAACGCCTTGAGCCTTGATCTCATCGTACAGTTCCTCATAGCGAGGCAAGTGGGTAGAAGAACAGGTAGGGGTGAATGCCCCAGGCAGGGAAAAGACAACTACACGCTTACCACCAAAGATCTCTTGGGTAGTGACATCTTGCCAGCGGAAGGGGTTGGGGCCTTCTACAGACTCATCACGGACACGAGTCTTAAACACTACATCGGGCACTTTATCCAATACAGCAACCATTGTTTCTCTACCTCAAGTAATTACAGACGAATGTTGCAATTGAAATTTGCAAGTTACTCTCTTAGGAACACCAGCGCACATGGAGTGGTGAATGTCCCTGTAAATCAGAATAATTCTGAGCTGAGAAAAAGTCAAGGAAAAGATTAAGATAATCTTTATAAATTATCTAATATAAAACTGGTGGTATCGATAGGACTGACTACAATATCAGAAGGTAAACATTAGATTATGGTTATGGGTTCCCAGGCTACAGATCAGCAACTGACTGGCACATCTATGGAAGCGATCGTGCAACTTCTTAGATCAAAAGGCTTGCGGGTTACACCGCAACGGTTTGCTGTGTATGCCAATCTTTTAGCTCGATCTGATCACCCTACAGCAGATCAAATTCTCAGTGATTTGAATCAAGAGGTACCTATTTCATCCCAGGCTACGGTGTACAGCTCATTGCAGGCATTGCGAGAAGCTGGCCTAGTGCGTGAGGTACTCTTGGAGGAAGGCGTGTCTCGCTATGATGCCAATGTTCAGCCTCACCATCACTTTCAGTGTCGCTGTTGTGGTGTGATTTCTGACATTCCTTGGGAAACATTCCAGAACCTTAGCCTGAACCAGCTATACCCCCGACTCTATGCTGAAACCTATGAAGTTACTGTTCGTGGGCTGTGTGAACAGTGCCAAGTAACCAACGCCAAGGGACTTTGAAGTATGAGCCTTGATAGACAATTCTACGTGGCTTCAATGTAGCGCTTGAGTTCACGAGCCATGCGATCAATTCCCCGTTGCTCATCTTGCCGAATGAAGGGAAAGAAAAAACCTGCTAACCAGCCAGAAAACCTATCCTGGTGAACGTATCGAGTATACCCTGCACCAATATCTTGCAACTCAAACACGTGCTCGTTGCGTAATCCGGGCACTACAGAGTGCCAGCGAAGACAGACCATGGGTTGTACCAAGGTAACGGTGGGTTGAAACTGGGTTTCAGGTTCGCCAGCCACTCGCCGTAGTGACAATGCTACAGAACGCCCCTGCTGGAATGGTAGCTTGCTATTCAAATCGTAGAGAAATGTGTTCCAGTAAAGCCACTGTTCCTTGCGAATGAGGGCCTGCCAGACACGACTTCTGGATGCCCGAATGTCAATCTCAGTGTAGAGACTCGGCATACGCTGTGCTACCAACTGCTAGTATTACTACCTACTGACCTGATCTTAGCGCTCCTCAGTGAATTGCGTCACGCTGAAGCATGGGGCTAAAGCCGATCGGCTTAGACTGCTTGTGAGACAACTGATGCAACGATGGCAGCCTGCCTAGAGTTAGGACTCTCTAGCCCCTAGGCCCAGGCTTGCTGCAATGACCAGAAACCTAGACAATAGGATGAAGAGTAGATTTCATCGTTAATTGCTCGTTTGAAGACTAAGCACTATACCTGTGCCTATGGCCTTTGATCCTAATCAATTCTTGACTCGCGATGAAGCTTTGCTAGTAGACGCTGCTCTGCTGACTTCCCAAGCTAAATTCACAACCCGGATAGCTCTCTATTCCCTGCGTACCCTGAGACAGATTGCTAGTGATGCTGGGGTGACGATCGACCAAATCACAGGTGACCAAATTCTTAGCTGGATTCAACAAGATCCAACAGTGCAAGAAAATGCAGGCATGGATGCTGAGTTTGTCGAATTTTTTGCTCGCTTGGTCATGTCATCCTTAAAGCCTCTCAGAGAGATTGCAACCGCTACTGAAACAGCGATCGCAGATTTGACAGTTCGCCAGGTGATTACCTGGTTTGAGCAACAATCTCTACCGACGTAATCAAACGTAAAGAATGGTTCATTACTCTGTAGGTCAGCGGTTACTGATGATGGGTATCACCCCCTTGACTCCCTGCCTAGTCAAAGATTGGTTACACTTGAGCCATCAATGGTCATCACAGGTTGCTAATTTTACTGCTATTGATTTGCTGTGAACTTGCTATTGATTTGCTGTGAACTATAGAACTATGAAGGGTGATTCATGTCAATCAACTCAGGACTCTATGTTTTGCTAGTTAGCATTCATGGCCTGATTCGAGGTCATAATCTAGAGCTGGGGCGAGATGCAGACACAGGCGGACAGACTAAGTATGTAGTGGAGTTAGCTCGCGCTCTTGCAAACCATCCACGAGTCGATCGGGTTGACCTAGTAACCCGATTGGTGTCTGATCCAAAGGTGAGTCCTGACTATGCACAGCCGATTGAGCAACTCTCAGACAAAGCCCGAATTATTCGGTTGCCCTGTGGCCCACGCCGCTATTTACGCAAGGAAGTGCTCTGGCCCCATCTAGACAGCTTTGCTGACGAGTTGCTACGTTACCTGCGGCAACTAGGCCGCTTGCCTGATGTCATTCACAGCCACTATGCAGATGCAGGTTATGTGGGTTGTCGGGTAGCTGGCTGGCTAGGACTCCCTCTCGTGCATACAGGCCATTCCCTAGGGCGAGTGAAGCAGCAACGATTGCTAGAGCAAGGTAGCAAACCTGATGCTATTGAAGAGTACTTTCATATTAGTA includes:
- a CDS encoding peroxiredoxin; the encoded protein is MVAVLDKVPDVVFKTRVRDESVEGPNPFRWQDVTTQEIFGGKRVVVFSLPGAFTPTCSSTHLPRYEELYDEIKAQGVDEVICISVNDAFVMYQWGKQQGIEKVKLLPDGNGEFTRKMGMLVEKDNLGFGLRSWRYSMVVNDGTIEKIFVEPGYSDNCPTDPFEVSDADTMLNYLKSVKS
- a CDS encoding homogentisate phytyltransferase, which codes for MSSWHIRFSWLYAFWKFSRPHTVIGTTLSVMALYSIAAAEATTILPIATLPLALFACLCGNIYIVGLNQLEDIGIDRINKPHLPLASGEFSPSQGWSIVGTTGLLALAVAAWQGIWLLATVGISLIIGTAYSLPPIRLKRYALWASWCILTVRGLVVNLGLFLHFQQTLSPGSAAIPPVIWAVTVFMVGFTIAIAIFKDIPDLEGDRQFRINTLTVRLGQRAVFTLAMLLLTTCYLGMILAGLAGLPGVHRPFFVATHALALISLWWCCYRLGISNSPHLNQRYAQLYLIIWSLFFLEYGMIPIAVLLNHSANGTI
- a CDS encoding transcriptional repressor, with translation MVMGSQATDQQLTGTSMEAIVQLLRSKGLRVTPQRFAVYANLLARSDHPTADQILSDLNQEVPISSQATVYSSLQALREAGLVREVLLEEGVSRYDANVQPHHHFQCRCCGVISDIPWETFQNLSLNQLYPRLYAETYEVTVRGLCEQCQVTNAKGL
- a CDS encoding SRPBCC domain-containing protein yields the protein MPSLYTEIDIRASRSRVWQALIRKEQWLYWNTFLYDLNSKLPFQQGRSVALSLRRVAGEPETQFQPTVTLVQPMVCLRWHSVVPGLRNEHVFELQDIGAGYTRYVHQDRFSGWLAGFFFPFIRQDEQRGIDRMARELKRYIEAT